One halophilic archaeon DL31 genomic region harbors:
- a CDS encoding protein of unknown function DUF790 (PFAM: Protein of unknown function DUF790, endonuclease-like~KEGG: nph:NP3848A hypothetical protein) produces MLTADLSRSRTRDGSISPLFIDADEQRYRDTAEELIQIFEDHLGESKGDLEDTIDQLTISDTDYKIVQGLAKLLKDECEFETVAPVEPREIRQELFKVANENQPIVRQPTLSDDRQSVWVYSTVADRLGISLKECYQGMYGDLDENKQLVQFGHQASSEDTDTDQSTTTTHLTGDSEESYAEDTVSVDWLLTRYNLALAQAVLYDATEMRVRVWDSFSTVFSYVKLFGLMHRIYPIDTNGNRVASTDVADGYEAILDGAASLFSKSRKYGIRMANFLPALPLCNRWEMRADILDDDSGTTCQTVSFELDHTEGLSSHYSAQSDFDSDLERTLSRKWERANTDWELIREDDVLDLGAEVMLPDFALEHPDGRRVLFEIVGFWTPEYLDEKLAKIRETDRDNLVVAVSERLDCSADDFKGMDDRVLWFKSGIHVYDVVELAEEYAVEASLSQ; encoded by the coding sequence ATGCTGACGGCTGACCTTTCACGGTCGCGTACGCGAGATGGTAGTATTTCTCCCCTGTTCATTGACGCTGATGAGCAACGGTATCGAGATACCGCCGAAGAACTCATCCAGATTTTTGAGGACCACCTTGGCGAATCGAAAGGTGACTTGGAGGATACTATCGACCAGCTCACCATTTCCGATACGGATTACAAAATTGTCCAGGGGTTGGCGAAACTGTTGAAAGATGAGTGTGAGTTCGAGACGGTCGCTCCAGTTGAGCCGCGAGAGATTCGACAAGAACTCTTCAAGGTTGCAAATGAAAATCAACCAATTGTCCGTCAGCCGACGTTGAGCGACGATAGGCAATCTGTCTGGGTCTATAGCACTGTAGCTGACCGGTTGGGTATCTCGCTCAAGGAGTGCTATCAGGGAATGTACGGTGATTTGGACGAGAATAAGCAACTCGTTCAGTTTGGACACCAAGCTTCCAGTGAAGACACGGATACCGACCAATCAACCACGACAACCCACCTAACGGGTGATAGTGAGGAATCTTACGCCGAGGACACAGTCTCAGTTGATTGGCTTCTCACCCGTTACAATTTGGCTCTGGCACAGGCCGTCCTCTACGATGCTACGGAGATGCGAGTGCGCGTCTGGGACTCGTTTTCGACTGTGTTCAGTTACGTGAAGCTGTTCGGCTTGATGCACCGTATCTATCCAATCGACACAAACGGAAATCGGGTAGCGAGTACCGATGTTGCTGACGGATACGAAGCTATCCTGGATGGTGCGGCATCTCTCTTTTCAAAATCTCGGAAATACGGGATTCGGATGGCGAACTTCCTCCCTGCGTTGCCGCTGTGTAATCGCTGGGAAATGAGAGCCGACATCCTTGACGACGATAGCGGGACGACCTGCCAGACGGTCTCGTTTGAGCTTGACCACACCGAAGGGCTCTCGTCACACTACTCTGCTCAGAGTGATTTTGATAGCGACCTAGAACGGACGCTATCCCGGAAATGGGAGCGAGCAAATACAGATTGGGAGCTCATCCGAGAAGATGATGTGCTCGACTTGGGTGCAGAAGTGATGCTCCCAGATTTCGCTCTTGAACATCCTGATGGACGACGAGTACTGTTCGAGATTGTTGGATTCTGGACGCCTGAATATCTCGACGAGAAACTGGCAAAGATACGAGAGACCGACCGTGATAACCTCGTTGTTGCCGTATCCGAGCGATTGGATTGTTCAGCTGACGATTTCAAAGGGATGGATGACCGCGTGCTCTGGTTCAAATCAGGGATTCACGTCTACGATGTTGTCGAATTGGCCGAAGAATACGCTGTTGAAGCTTCACTATCTCAGTGA
- a CDS encoding helicase domain-containing protein (KEGG: nph:NP3846A helicase-like protein~PFAM: DNA/RNA helicase, C-terminal; Restriction endonuclease, type I, R subunit/Type III, Res subunit~SMART: DNA/RNA helicase, C-terminal), whose amino-acid sequence MNQWHSTLTNAFGNQLPDGVGVLGGGSHNVTNITVTTYDSAYRYINEYGDQFGLLVVDEVHHLPAQTYQQIPEMTIAPYRLGLTATYERADGAHEELEDLLGAVVYREVVDELAGEYLSEYETIHLQVELTDEERTTYDDEYQIYRDYVDNQDFDLWKERGYQKFLKRTSYDPKGRRALIAKQRAEKIARTAEKKLDTLDNLLKRHYNDRSIIFTANNDFAYEISQEFVVPCITHQTETDERTEILERFRTGEYSMLATSQVLDEGIDVPAANVGIILSGSASKRQYAQRLGRILRPTDDRQPARLYEIISEDTMETYVSTRRRQGVN is encoded by the coding sequence ATGAACCAGTGGCACAGTACGCTCACTAATGCCTTCGGTAACCAGCTACCCGATGGAGTGGGTGTTCTCGGCGGGGGTAGTCACAATGTGACGAACATTACAGTGACGACCTACGACAGTGCCTACCGCTACATCAACGAGTACGGTGACCAATTCGGGCTTCTGGTCGTCGATGAAGTACATCATCTGCCTGCTCAGACTTACCAGCAAATCCCAGAGATGACGATTGCTCCCTATCGGCTTGGACTGACCGCGACGTACGAGCGTGCAGATGGAGCACATGAAGAACTGGAAGACTTGCTCGGTGCAGTTGTCTATCGAGAGGTGGTTGACGAACTTGCTGGCGAGTACCTTAGCGAATATGAAACGATTCATCTCCAAGTTGAACTCACCGACGAAGAACGGACCACGTACGACGACGAGTACCAGATTTACCGTGACTACGTGGACAATCAGGACTTCGACTTGTGGAAAGAACGTGGGTATCAAAAATTCCTCAAACGAACGTCGTACGACCCAAAGGGACGTCGAGCATTAATCGCCAAGCAACGAGCAGAGAAGATTGCTAGAACTGCGGAGAAGAAACTCGATACGCTAGACAATCTCTTGAAGAGACATTACAACGACCGTAGCATTATTTTCACTGCTAACAACGACTTCGCGTACGAGATTTCACAAGAGTTCGTGGTTCCGTGTATCACCCACCAGACCGAAACCGACGAGCGAACAGAGATATTGGAGCGGTTTCGGACGGGAGAGTACTCGATGCTTGCTACATCCCAAGTGCTCGATGAAGGAATTGATGTTCCAGCCGCAAATGTCGGTATCATTCTCTCAGGAAGCGCATCTAAACGACAGTATGCACAACGATTGGGTCGGATTCTACGGCCAACAGACGACCGTCAACCTGCTCGCCTGTACGAGATAATCAGCGAAGATACGATGGAAACGTATGTCTCTACACGAAGACGCCAAGGGGTAAATTAA